In Vibrio gangliei, a single window of DNA contains:
- the mutH gene encoding DNA mismatch repair endonuclease MutH, which produces MPLPPKTEQELMLRAQSIVGRSFRSLAEMANIAVPENLKREKGWVGQLLEWHLGAESGSKAQPDFEHLGIELKTIPIGFSGKPLETTFVSVAPLTGVQGLTWENSHVRHKLSRVLWIPVEGEREIPLAERRVGRPLLWSPSKNEEQQLKQDWEELMEFIVLGKVEQITAKHGAVMQLRPKAANSKVVTEAYRFDGQPVQTLPRGFYLRTQFTAEILKQHLMQR; this is translated from the coding sequence ATGCCTCTTCCACCAAAAACAGAACAAGAACTGATGCTGCGAGCACAAAGTATAGTAGGACGCTCCTTTCGATCTTTAGCTGAGATGGCCAACATTGCTGTACCTGAAAATCTAAAGCGAGAAAAAGGCTGGGTTGGGCAACTATTAGAATGGCACTTAGGGGCCGAATCAGGCAGTAAAGCTCAGCCAGACTTCGAACATCTCGGTATCGAGCTCAAAACGATCCCCATCGGATTTAGTGGGAAACCACTGGAAACCACCTTTGTTTCTGTCGCGCCACTGACCGGAGTTCAGGGCTTAACCTGGGAAAATAGCCATGTGCGGCACAAATTATCCAGAGTACTTTGGATCCCTGTTGAAGGTGAGCGCGAGATCCCTCTAGCAGAAAGACGTGTGGGTCGCCCTTTACTTTGGTCACCAAGCAAGAATGAAGAGCAACAGTTAAAGCAAGACTGGGAAGAGTTGATGGAATTCATCGTGCTGGGCAAGGTTGAGCAAATTACCGCCAAACATGGCGCAGTGATGCAACTTCGGCCTAAAGCGGCCAACAGCAAAGTAGTGACGGAAGCCTACCGCTTTGATGGGCAACCGGTACAAACATTGCCTCGAGGATTTTATTTGCGCACTCAGTTTACCGCCGAGATCCTAAAGCAGCATCTAATGCAAAGATAA
- a CDS encoding DUF6482 family protein, whose product MQKQQLDLWLQASQKDHSERPKVFVVSCADLSQYSLAVEYKHKLEPIKVNDQLAYFNSIESVKDELKKLGLNSAYLRLHNAYDEFGSEGMELFQDIELHLAS is encoded by the coding sequence ATGCAAAAGCAACAATTGGATCTTTGGTTACAAGCCAGTCAAAAAGACCATTCAGAGCGACCAAAAGTGTTTGTGGTGAGTTGTGCTGATCTCTCTCAATATTCATTAGCTGTTGAATATAAGCATAAATTAGAACCTATTAAGGTCAATGATCAACTTGCGTATTTTAATTCGATCGAATCAGTGAAAGACGAGTTAAAAAAATTGGGTTTGAATAGCGCTTATTTACGTTTGCACAATGCTTATGATGAATTTGGCTCTGAAGGAATGGAGTTGTTTCAAGATATAGAGCTGCATTTGGCGTCCTAG